In one Magnetovibrio sp. genomic region, the following are encoded:
- the ccoS gene encoding cbb3-type cytochrome oxidase assembly protein CcoS, which translates to MESLIYLIPIALVLGLLALSAFLWSLKSGQYDDMEGAANRILFDDDIPPPPKKDPAKKDATTSEPKDQD; encoded by the coding sequence GTGGAATCTCTGATTTACCTCATCCCGATTGCGCTGGTGTTGGGCCTGTTGGCGCTGTCCGCGTTTCTATGGTCGTTGAAATCCGGCCAGTACGACGACATGGAAGGCGCCGCCAACCGCATTTTGTTCGACGACGACATCCCACCCCCGCCCAAAAAAGACCCGGCTAAAAAAGACGCGACGACATCAGAACCCAAAGATCAGGACTGA
- a CDS encoding ceramidase domain-containing protein, translating into MSDTIKPWVVGGVALGLAAAMLIFVAPISQPLAYHDFADLRDWLGIPNFGDVMSNVPFIAVGLYGLWVLSRQRGHGNWTADARLPLAAFFIGVALVGPGSAYYHWAPDNATLFWDRLPMTVGFMGLLAAVITDRVDARIGVRLALPVLIAVGVFSAVYWRITDDLRVYILVQFLPVVIIPMIMWLWSHGKWITWRAIIGAFVFYALAKLTEHFDGEVLAFLGKQLSGHTLKHLFAAMGPLAVAVTLNDQS; encoded by the coding sequence ATGAGCGACACGATCAAGCCGTGGGTGGTCGGCGGTGTGGCGCTGGGCCTTGCCGCGGCGATGTTGATTTTCGTCGCCCCAATTTCCCAGCCCTTGGCTTATCACGATTTTGCCGATCTGCGCGATTGGTTGGGGATACCCAACTTTGGCGATGTGATGTCCAACGTGCCGTTCATCGCGGTGGGACTTTATGGTCTGTGGGTGCTAAGTCGGCAACGTGGTCACGGAAACTGGACGGCGGATGCACGCTTGCCATTGGCAGCGTTCTTCATCGGTGTGGCCTTGGTAGGGCCGGGCTCGGCCTATTATCACTGGGCGCCGGACAATGCGACTTTGTTTTGGGACCGCTTGCCGATGACGGTCGGGTTCATGGGATTGTTGGCGGCGGTGATTACGGATCGGGTCGATGCCCGCATCGGCGTGCGCTTGGCGTTGCCGGTGCTGATCGCGGTGGGGGTGTTTAGTGCCGTTTATTGGCGCATCACCGACGATCTGCGAGTTTACATCCTGGTGCAGTTTCTGCCGGTTGTGATCATTCCGATGATCATGTGGCTGTGGTCACATGGTAAATGGATCACCTGGCGCGCTATCATCGGTGCGTTCGTATTCTATGCCCTGGCCAAACTGACCGAGCATTTCGATGGTGAGGTTCTGGCGTTTTTAGGCAAGCAACTCTCAGGTCATACCCTCAAGCACTTGTTTGCGGCGATGGGGCCGTTGGCGGTGGCGGTGACGCTGAACGATCAGTCCTGA
- a CDS encoding acyl-[ACP]--phospholipid O-acyltransferase, with protein sequence MSFDMAHLLKSRRFLPLFVTQFLGAMNDNLFKSALVMLVTYELAEAAGIDGPLMVTAAAGVFILPFFLFSATAGQLADRFDKAQLARFVKAAEVVIMTGAAAAFFSQNVWALMAVLFLMGAQSSLFGPVKYAILPQHLHADELIAGNAMVEAGTFLAILLGTIAGGLLILTDGGVLLVSSLIVAVALLGYAASLFIPAAPALNQDLKVDLNVIGATARMLRHAIGRRDVFLSILGISWFWLVGATFLSQFPTFAKVTLNGDESVVTLFLSIFSIGIAIGSMLCSKVLKGEVTAKYVPFGAILMTVFMTDLYFASTHVSALIGIGGELAGVQTFLAQPIGMRITFDLLMVAICGGLYIVPLYAILQSRGEDTHRSRDIASNNIVNALFMVVSALVVSGLLAGGMTVPGVFMTVAIANAGVALYICRLLPDALIKAFMVWLFKLAFRVEVKGLENWQAVGDKAVIVVNHVSFLDGALLAAFLPEKPMFAINTHMAERWWVRPFLMLFEAFPMDPTKPLSTKSLIKEVAKGKKCVIFPEGRITVTGGLMKVYEGPALIADKADADVLPVRIDGAEFSMFSRLKGTVRRRWFPKITLTVLPPRRLTVNTELKGSARRAQAGLELYDVMSDLMFESRRTRQTLFDALLDARTIYGSRAIVLEDIARAPLSYGKLVSGSIALGRKLARITGKGANVGVLLPNSVGTAVTFFALQAVGRVPAMLNFSAGVGNMISALKTAEVDVLLTSKAFVEAGELHQTIDALREHTKVVWLEDVKAGVGFIDKLGAVMFSTFAARAWHRGFVKDPQRPAAVLFTSGSEGAPKGVVLSHDNLLANRYQLAARIEFNPTDVVFNALPVFHSFGLTSGMLLPVLAGVRTFLYPSPLHYRVVPELVYDSNATIMFGTDTFLAGYARAANPYDFFKVRYVCAGAEKVKDDTRKDFVEKFGLRILEGYGATETAPVLSFNTPMHFKLGTVGRLLPGIEHKLVAVPGIERGGKLVVRGPNVMMGYLLADNPGVLVPPKDGWYDTGDIVSIDDFGFVTIQGRAKRFAKIAGEMVSLGAVEDLALATWPDTRHAAITLPDPKKGEQVVLVSEFDKATRDDLLKAAKGSGIAEIMVPKSVLAVDALPLLGSGKTDYPGVEALVQARLGDG encoded by the coding sequence ATGAGTTTCGACATGGCTCACCTGCTGAAAAGCCGTCGCTTTCTGCCGCTGTTTGTGACCCAGTTTTTGGGCGCGATGAACGACAATTTGTTCAAAAGTGCGTTGGTGATGCTGGTGACATACGAACTGGCGGAAGCCGCCGGGATCGATGGTCCGTTAATGGTCACGGCGGCGGCGGGTGTGTTCATTTTGCCGTTCTTTCTGTTCAGCGCCACCGCCGGGCAACTTGCCGATCGTTTCGACAAGGCGCAATTGGCGCGGTTCGTCAAAGCCGCCGAAGTGGTGATCATGACCGGCGCGGCGGCGGCGTTTTTCAGCCAAAACGTCTGGGCGTTGATGGCGGTGTTGTTTTTGATGGGCGCGCAGTCGTCGTTGTTCGGTCCGGTCAAGTACGCAATCTTGCCGCAACACCTGCATGCGGATGAACTGATCGCCGGCAACGCGATGGTCGAGGCCGGAACCTTTCTCGCCATCTTGCTCGGTACCATCGCGGGCGGCTTGTTGATCCTGACCGACGGCGGTGTGCTGTTGGTGTCGAGCCTGATCGTGGCGGTGGCGTTGCTCGGTTACGCCGCCAGCCTCTTCATCCCCGCAGCGCCTGCGCTCAACCAGGATCTGAAGGTCGATCTCAACGTGATCGGCGCGACCGCACGGATGTTGCGTCATGCGATCGGGCGGCGCGATGTGTTTTTGTCGATCTTGGGGATCTCGTGGTTCTGGCTGGTGGGGGCGACGTTTCTCAGTCAGTTTCCGACCTTTGCCAAGGTGACGTTGAACGGCGACGAAAGCGTGGTAACGCTGTTTCTGTCGATTTTCTCCATTGGCATCGCCATCGGGTCAATGCTGTGCAGCAAGGTGTTGAAGGGCGAGGTCACGGCTAAGTATGTGCCGTTCGGCGCGATCTTGATGACGGTGTTCATGACCGATCTGTATTTCGCCAGCACTCATGTGTCGGCGCTGATCGGCATCGGTGGCGAATTGGCCGGAGTGCAGACGTTTCTGGCCCAACCCATCGGCATGCGCATCACCTTCGATTTGCTGATGGTGGCGATCTGCGGCGGCCTGTACATCGTGCCGCTGTACGCCATTTTGCAAAGTCGCGGCGAAGATACCCACCGGTCACGCGACATCGCATCCAATAACATCGTCAACGCCTTGTTCATGGTGGTTTCGGCTTTGGTGGTGTCGGGATTGTTGGCGGGCGGCATGACGGTGCCGGGCGTGTTCATGACCGTCGCCATCGCCAACGCGGGCGTGGCGCTCTACATCTGTCGCTTGCTGCCGGATGCCTTGATCAAGGCGTTCATGGTGTGGTTGTTCAAGCTGGCCTTTCGCGTCGAGGTCAAGGGCTTGGAGAATTGGCAAGCGGTTGGCGACAAGGCGGTGATCGTTGTCAACCACGTGTCGTTCTTGGACGGTGCGTTGCTGGCGGCGTTCTTGCCGGAAAAACCGATGTTCGCCATCAACACCCACATGGCGGAACGGTGGTGGGTGCGGCCGTTCTTGATGTTGTTCGAAGCGTTCCCCATGGATCCGACCAAGCCGCTCAGCACCAAGTCGTTGATCAAGGAAGTCGCCAAGGGCAAAAAGTGCGTGATCTTTCCCGAAGGTCGCATCACCGTCACCGGCGGCCTGATGAAGGTCTACGAAGGTCCGGCGCTGATTGCCGACAAGGCCGACGCGGATGTGTTGCCGGTGCGCATCGACGGGGCGGAATTTTCCATGTTTTCGCGCCTCAAGGGCACGGTACGCCGGCGCTGGTTCCCGAAAATCACGTTAACCGTTTTGCCGCCGCGGCGTTTGACGGTCAATACAGAGTTGAAAGGTTCCGCCCGCCGCGCCCAAGCAGGGCTTGAACTGTACGACGTGATGAGCGATTTGATGTTTGAATCGCGCCGTACCCGCCAAACCCTGTTCGACGCGCTTTTGGACGCCCGCACCATCTATGGATCGCGCGCAATCGTGCTGGAAGACATCGCCCGCGCGCCGCTGAGCTACGGCAAGCTGGTCAGCGGTTCCATCGCGTTGGGGCGCAAACTCGCAAGGATCACCGGCAAGGGTGCCAACGTCGGTGTATTGCTGCCCAATTCTGTCGGCACGGCGGTGACGTTTTTCGCCTTGCAAGCGGTGGGGCGGGTTCCGGCGATGCTCAATTTCTCTGCCGGCGTCGGCAATATGATCTCGGCACTAAAAACGGCGGAAGTGGACGTGCTGTTGACCTCCAAGGCGTTTGTCGAGGCGGGCGAACTGCATCAAACCATCGACGCCTTGCGCGAACATACCAAAGTGGTGTGGTTGGAAGACGTCAAAGCGGGTGTCGGCTTTATCGATAAGCTGGGCGCGGTGATGTTTTCGACCTTTGCGGCGCGGGCGTGGCATCGCGGTTTCGTCAAAGACCCGCAGCGCCCCGCGGCAGTGTTGTTCACTTCGGGGTCCGAAGGCGCGCCCAAGGGCGTGGTGCTCAGCCACGACAATCTATTGGCCAATCGCTATCAGTTGGCGGCGCGGATCGAATTCAACCCCACCGACGTCGTGTTCAACGCCCTGCCGGTGTTTCACAGCTTCGGTCTCACCAGCGGGATGCTTTTGCCGGTTCTGGCGGGCGTGCGCACATTCCTCTATCCATCGCCGTTGCATTACCGGGTGGTGCCGGAATTGGTATACGATTCCAATGCGACCATCATGTTCGGCACCGACACGTTCTTGGCGGGATATGCCCGCGCCGCCAATCCGTACGATTTTTTCAAAGTCCGTTACGTCTGTGCGGGCGCGGAAAAAGTCAAAGACGATACCCGCAAAGATTTCGTGGAAAAATTCGGTTTGCGGATTTTGGAAGGCTACGGCGCAACCGAAACGGCCCCGGTCTTGTCGTTCAATACCCCAATGCATTTTAAACTCGGTACCGTGGGGCGCTTGTTGCCGGGGATCGAGCATAAGCTGGTTGCCGTTCCGGGGATCGAACGCGGTGGCAAGCTGGTGGTGCGCGGCCCCAATGTGATGATGGGCTACCTGCTGGCGGATAATCCCGGCGTTTTGGTGCCGCCCAAAGACGGCTGGTACGACACCGGCGATATCGTTTCCATTGACGATTTCGGTTTCGTCACCATCCAAGGCCGGGCCAAGCGCTTTGCTAAAATCGCCGGTGAAATGGTGTCTCTGGGGGCGGTTGAAGATTTGGCATTGGCCACTTGGCCGGATACGCGCCATGCCGCGATCACCTTGCCCGATCCGAAAAAAGGCGAGCAGGTCGTCTTGGTCAGCGAGTTCGACAAGGCCACCCGCGACGATTTGCTGAAAGCCGCCAAGGGATCCGGCATCGCCGAGATCATGGTGCCAAAATCGGTGCTGGCGGTCGATGCGTTGCCATTGCTGGGCAGCGGCAAAACCGACTACCCCGGGGTCGAGGCCTTGGTACAAGCGCGCCTGGGTGACGGATGA